The Rhizobiaceae bacterium genome contains the following window.
GCCGCTCCTCGATCATCGCCCTCAACCGCGTCTGGCCCGCAGCCGGCACGAAGCGCGTGGCGTCGATGGCCGAAAGCGCCCTGCTGCGCAGCGTCGTGCCGTCTCCCAGTTCCTTGTCCATGTAGACGAACCATTGCGGCGTGTTGCGGAAGATGATCGGCTTCTTCGAGCGCCACGAATGTGGATATTGATGCTTGAGCCTGCCGCGCGCAAACAGTGCATTCCGCTCGATCAGCGCGGAAATAACCGCCTGATTGGCGTCGCCCTTCTTGCCGTTGTCGTCGATCACACGCGCCGCCCCGCCTTCGCGATCCGGCCCAAAGCCCGGCGCATCCTTGGTGAAAAAGCCATCCGGCCCCACGGTGAAGGGGATTTCGGTCACGATCCCGCGACTGGAAAGGTCTGCGGTCGCATCAATCCAGACGTCGAAGTCTTCGCGCCCGTGACCCGGCGCTGTATGCACGAAGCCGGTGCCCGCGTCGTCCGTGACGTGATCGCCCGCGAGCATAGGCACGGCGAATTCGTAGCCGCCGGCAAGACCTTTCAACGGATGGAAAAGGGTTGCAGGAAATACTTCATTCGGATCAAGATTGCGGACCAGCCTAGATTGAATCTTGGCTTTGGCAAATGACTCTTCAGCAAGCCTTTTCGCGAGTATCATCTTCTCGCCAGCTTGAGGGCCAAAATCATTCTCGGCAGATACTATTTCATATAGTCCGTATTCAACGCGGGGCGAATAAGCGACTGCGCGATTTCCTGGAATTGTCCAAGGGGTAGTTGTCCAAATGACAACGAACGCCCCTCGAAGATCATCAAGTTCTTCCTTGGCGTCACCATGCCACGACCTAACTGGAAACTTCGCCCAGATCGTGTCGCTCTCGTGGTCATGATATTCCACTTCGGCTTCGGCCAGCGCGGTGCGCTCGACCACGCTCCACATGACAGGCTTGGAGCCGCGATAGAGCTGGCCGGACATGGCGAATTTCAGCAGTTCACCTGCGATGCGCGCCTCTGAATGATAGGCCATGGTTGTATATGGGTTCTTGAAATCGCCCACCACGCCGAGCCTTTGGAACTCCGCCGACTGTATCGCGATCCAGTGTTGCGCGAATTCGCGGCACTCCTTGCGGAATTCGTTGATCGGTACCTCGTCCTTGTTCTTGCCCTTGGCGCGGTACTGCTCCTCGATTTTCCACTCAATGGGCAGCCCGTGGCAGTCCCAGCCCGGCACGTAGTTGGAATCATAGCCGCGCATCTGAAACGAGCGGACGATGATGTCCTTGAGTATCTTGTTCAACGCGTGGCCGATGTGGATGTTGCCATTGGCATAGGGTGGGCCGTCATGCAGGACATATTTGGTCCGCCCCTTGGCGTCCTCGCGAAGACGCTTGTACAGGTCCATTTCCTGCCAGCGCTGGACAGTCAGCGGCTCCCGCTCCGGCAGCCCGGCACGCATCGGAAAATCCGTCTGCGGCAGGTACAGGGTCTTCGAATAGTCGATCTTTTCAGCGGTCATTTTCCGGCCATATGCTGCGCCCGCGCAGCCGCGACGGGCTGAAACTCAATTCTGGTAGGGAAGGCACCGAGAAGCGGTGCTCAAAGCGAATCCCGGCGGCTGCGGCGGCATCAGGCCGTCCGAAGCACCGGGCCAATAATTCGTATGGCGAAGCGGATCGTCATGCGCGGCGCTTTTAGAGCATGCGTGGCCACGAATAAAGACGTTTCTTTGGCTTGCCGACTCTCAAAAATGCTGCTCATGATGCGGGGTATGGAGATTTAGCTCATCTGGAGGGACAGTCATGACAAATCTCGATCTGCCTGAAGCATTGAAGGGACAAATCGGCGAGGCCCGCTCCAAATGGGGCTGGTTTGTCGCCATCGGCGTTCTTTTGGTGCTTTTCGGGCTTTTCGCGTTCTACAACGTTCTTGCGGCAACGCTGGCTTCGGTGCTCGTTGTTGGCACGATGATGCTCATCGCCGGCATCGCCGAAATCGTGCACGCATTCTATATGCGCACGTGGTCCCACTTTTTCTGGCTTCTGCTCAGCGGCATCCTCTACACCGTGGCGGGCTTCTTTGCGTTCTACAACCCGCTTCTCGCGTCAGCAGTGCTGACGCTGATGCTGGCCATTTCGCTGATCGCGTCTGGCGGGCTGCGCGTCGTCTTTGCCTTGGGCCAGAAGGCGACCAAGAGCTGGGGATGGATGCTGGCGGCAGGTATCGTCACGATCCTCGCGGGTCTCATCATCGCCATCGGCTGGCCGGTCAACAGCCTTTGGATTTTGGGCCTGTTTCTGGCAATCGACCTGACCTTCCAGGGATGGGCGTTGATCGCAACGGGATTTGCGCTGCGCAAAGTGGCCTAGAAGGCTATTTTCGAATCCAGCGATGAGAGCGGCCTGCAACCGGCGATTAGCGCCCGCGCTTCGCTCTCGTCGCGATTCATCTGCGCGACGAGCTCATCAAGCCCGTTGAACTTTTCTTCGCCGCGCAGAAATCCGAAGAACGACACTGAACATTCCTCGTCATAGAGGTTTCCAGCAAA
Protein-coding sequences here:
- a CDS encoding HdeD family acid-resistance protein, coding for MTNLDLPEALKGQIGEARSKWGWFVAIGVLLVLFGLFAFYNVLAATLASVLVVGTMMLIAGIAEIVHAFYMRTWSHFFWLLLSGILYTVAGFFAFYNPLLASAVLTLMLAISLIASGGLRVVFALGQKATKSWGWMLAAGIVTILAGLIIAIGWPVNSLWILGLFLAIDLTFQGWALIATGFALRKVA
- the ileS gene encoding isoleucine--tRNA ligase, producing MTAEKIDYSKTLYLPQTDFPMRAGLPEREPLTVQRWQEMDLYKRLREDAKGRTKYVLHDGPPYANGNIHIGHALNKILKDIIVRSFQMRGYDSNYVPGWDCHGLPIEWKIEEQYRAKGKNKDEVPINEFRKECREFAQHWIAIQSAEFQRLGVVGDFKNPYTTMAYHSEARIAGELLKFAMSGQLYRGSKPVMWSVVERTALAEAEVEYHDHESDTIWAKFPVRSWHGDAKEELDDLRGAFVVIWTTTPWTIPGNRAVAYSPRVEYGLYEIVSAENDFGPQAGEKMILAKRLAEESFAKAKIQSRLVRNLDPNEVFPATLFHPLKGLAGGYEFAVPMLAGDHVTDDAGTGFVHTAPGHGREDFDVWIDATADLSSRGIVTEIPFTVGPDGFFTKDAPGFGPDREGGAARVIDDNGKKGDANQAVISALIERNALFARGRLKHQYPHSWRSKKPIIFRNTPQWFVYMDKELGDGTTLRSRALSAIDATRFVPAAGQTRLRAMIEERPDWVLSRQRAWGVPIAVFADENGNVLKDDAVSARIVAAFEEEGADAWFAENAKERFLGNDHDHTRWNKVTDILDVWFDSGSTHTFTLEDRPDLKWPADVYLEGSDQHRGWFHSSLLESCGTRGRAPYDAVVTHGFTMDEEGRKMSKSLGNTVVPQDVIKQSGADILRLWVATTDYWEDQRLGKNVLQTNVDAYRKLRNTLRWMLGTLAHDDGEAVAPETMPELERLMLHRLSELDEVVRAGYDAFEFKRITRTLIDFMVVELSAFYFDIRKDALYCDAPSSHKRKAALFVVRQLFECLTKWLAPLLPFTTEEAWLDRHPDAQSVHLEQFPEIPAAWRDEALARKWRVIRQVRGVVTAALELERAKKSIGSSLEAVPVVYLDDATFKDRISATDFAEICITSNLDYASGPVPQDAFRASDVPGVAAVIELSETRGLSKCARSWRYTADVGSDPEFPDVSARDAAALRELRALGRL